TGGTTCCTGGGCCATATGGCAAGGTAGGGTTTAGGTTCGTCAGGGTGGTGAGGGCAAAAATGACCTTTGGGAAGGGGTTAGGTGGCCGATTAAAGTTTTGGGGAGAGAGATCGGGGGTGGGTAGGGAGGTCCGGCAGCTACAGAACATTATTGGAGTGTGACCAAATTGGGGAATCTGAAGGATTCATAtcttccccactccaccccctgcccccctctcgttcCTGCCTGAGATCTGAGCCTGTTCATTTTTAGGCCAGGTAAATCCTCCCATCAGTCCAAACATTGAGGGTTGGGTGGAAAAATGCACGAAATTGGCAAGTAATTGACCACTGAAAGATCACAATGTGGAGAAAGGGTAAGGAGCAAAATTGATGTGAGGTCGGGGTGGGTGAGAAGCCAGAGGGAATCCATTCCTTCAATTTCATGCTCAGTCCCTCTGCTTAAACACCCTCACTGGGGAAGTGTGAAATTCAGGCCACTGTCTCACAGACAACAACACACAGACTGTAGACTCAGGACACAAGGGATCACAACATCAGTGACAATCCATGGCTGACGTGAGCAAACAGCCAGTGAGAAACTCGGTCGGTATGCGCATTTTCTGCCCAGTGCACTGTTTGGCCTTCAATCTGAGTTTTTATTTCTGGGGAACGAGTGCAGGATCAATACTTGAAGAGGcggtgatattcccaacaagaccTGGAGTGAAAGGTTTGAAATTGATCGTGATTATTTATCCAGCTTTTAAACAGAGGTGGAATTCCTTCCCCACCTTTAAAATGGAGGGAGTCCTTTCAGGAGGATGTAAGAAGCAGGAttaataaaggggaaccagtagatgtggtgtactggGTTTTCCAGAAGGCGTTACATAAAGTGCCACTTGAAACTTTACTGCAGCAGATGAAAGCATACAGTGCTATATTCGCCATGATAAAATACTGGCCAAACACCAGAAAACAGGCAGCCAAATCTACCTTGGAGTGGTAACCACTGTCAGTTTGCCGTTCAACTCCTTTTCATGTACCCGAGACTGGAGCTGGACATTTGTTGGAACAAAGGCCAAGTGAGAGATGTGCAAACCATCAGCCTCAGGGGTCCCTTCAGTGCAGTGCAGGATCTCTGGGGGACGTGAAGCTATGTCCCCCCCTTTTAAGGCACTAACCAGGAAGTTGAAAGGCCCCCATCAGGAGATAAGGTGAGTGTGTAAGGTCAGTGAGTGGGATAGGTCAGGGGAGTCATTTCTCGAGATGGAGGGTCTGGAGATTGTGCCTGTCGGAGGTGGTTGGGCAGtaattggggagtgggggtggttggATGTtcagaggggggtggagggttaCTGGAGTGATTGGGGCAGTTAAGTGGAGTTGTCCGGTGGTCgtagtgggggggttgtggaTTAGTGGGGGTGGTTGGCGGAAATGTGACAGTGAAATGGGGTAATTGGGTGACACAGGGGTTGGAGCAGATGTTGGGTTTGCGAGAGAATTAGTGGGGTGGTCAAGGAGTGGGTGGGTAGTGGGGTAATCAGGTACAGTGGTAGGTGATCAGGGAGATGGGGGAGCGGGAGATAGTTtaatggtcgggggggggtggtagtCAGATGGTTGGGGATGTGGTGGGCAGTCGGGGACAGGGCTTGATGGGGTGGTCAGGGGGGTAGTTGGTATGGTCGGGgttttgaggggtggggggaaatttGGGGGATGCGGAGTAGTAAGGTTGTAGAAGTTGCGAATTAAAGGGGTAATCAGGTGGTCAGATGTGGGGGTGTTGTCATGGGGCGGAGTGGATGGTCAGGTggctggtgagggtgggggaggtagtTAGGGTTAGGGAGATTTTGGGTGGTCGGGGGGTTTTGTCAGGAGGtgaggggggatttggggggtagAATGCAGAACAATGATATTCAGAAACATCTGGGTGTCCCCTTCATGaaacacaaaaagttagcatgaagGTGCAGCAAGTAAAATGGAAACCAAACTGATGTTTGGACCTTTAATTCAAGGGGGTGGAAAGGCAGGgaaatcttgctacaactgtacagggtgtATTGTTGAGACCATACTGAGAAtgctgcacagttctggtctgtttatttaaggagggatgtattgcattggaagcagctcagagaaggttcaggaatgttttcccagagttgaaatgtccaatACTCGAGGGCACTCAGCTAAGGAGAGAGGtggaagttcaaaggagatgtgaggggcaagtttttttacacaaacAGTGGTGTTTGGAACGTGCTGTCAGGGGCGATggaggaggcagatacaataggagcTTTTAGATATGcaaggtacagagggatatggaccaaaggcaggcagaagcgattagtttaatttggtgtcatgttcagcacaacatggtgggccgaagggcctgttcctgtactgtactgttgtaTGTTTGGGCTGAatggggttatcttatgagggaaggttgtgcTAATTGGCTCAATGCTGATTGctgtttggaaggatgagagatCTGTTACCAAAATCAGTCAAGGGCCAGAAAGATGCGTTGTGTGCTCAGTAACAGTAGGTGCTCAGTGACTGTGGGTTCTCAGTGACAGTGGCTGCTCAGTGGGTCCTCAGTGACAGTGGCTGCTCAGTGGGTTGTCAGGGGCAGTGCGTGCTCAgtaggtgctgagggagggcATGAAGGGAAGATGGGAGAGAAACTGGACGAAGATGTAAATTCAGGGCCAGGGCAGTGGGAGCAGTggagaaagtttggtcctgtgagcgagggggtggtggggggtgggtggggggtgggtggggtggggggtggggggggtttggtggggggtgggggtgggggggtggggggtgggggtgggggggtggggggtggtggggggggtggggggtggtggggggggtgggggggtggtggggggtgggtggggggtgggtggggtggggggtgggggggggtttggtggggggtgggggtgggggggtggggggtgggggtgggggggtggggggtggtgggggggtggggggtggtgggggggtgggggggtggtggggggggtggtggggggtggggggggtgggggcgtggtggggggtgggggtgggggggtggtggggggggggtggggggggtgggggcagggagcgGAGAGGCAGCTGGTCAGATGTTCCCAATGGGTGAGAAAATCCCTGAAATCCTGGCACTTATTGTTGGAGGTCAGGGTGGAGGAGACcacactccccatatctctcCTCACTCACAATGACAAGTTTATAATTGATGACTTCTTCTCAATTAACAAACCCAATCTTTCCCCATTAAACAAAATCCTTTCTCATTTTAAACCCTCCATTAAATCTCACCTCAGATTCCAGCACCACTTTGAAACAATCCTTCTGCTTGGGTCTGGAGGAAGTCAGTTTACATGTTGGTATTCAGATAAAACATAAAGACATTTAGAAAGAGGATCATGTTGGAGAGACCAGTCTTGTGGCTCAATATCTCTGTAATCAGCTTCATCAGCTCAGAGAGTGAGGATCCTGTTCCCGGATGTAATTCTTCATCTTTGACTCTCACCTGTATCTGGTTATTAAAGATACTCTGTCACTGCAGAAACTATCATATCCTTTAATCATAAATTTCACACATTTCCCGTTACTTTAACCAAACAAAGATTTCCAGGAAACTGGAGACTAACAAACAGAAACATTGCCAATGAGTTCACAGCATTTGAATTTTATTTGATTGGTTATTTACTGACAGAGCAAAGCAGTGttacagaacataagaacagaggAATATAATTCATCTTGCACCGAGGAACAACAAGCATTCGCTTTTTCAGGGTGACATGGATTTGAAATCAGTTTGCTGGGAGCGGCTGGTTATTTGAGTACAGATTTTCGgtgcaggctctctctctcttacagacaGTGCGGTTATTACAGGGAGGACAGTCTATCTCCAGAGGGTGGGCAGCAGTCAAAGCGGATCAGCCTGGGATAGACCAGCTCAAACTCTTCGCAAGTTGAAGCATTCACACTTCATGATCACGATTCAGTAAGGGCTTGAGGGAAGAGAGTTTGTCATTCCAGCCGAACTGCCTGTAGTCGGGACACTTCTCATCCTTAAATGTAATCATGCGTCTCCCTTTCAAATGGAGGTCTTCGTACAGAATCCACACACCTTGCTTCACCTCATGGGATGAGACCAGGTCGTTGAACCCAGCTTTCTTCAGATCATTGACGAATTCATCGATGTTTCGGAATTTACCCTCAAAATGGATATGTTCATATAGAACAATGTCAGGATTTCCTAATTCCTCCTTCACAAGGCGCACTGACACAATCTCTCTGTCCATGGAGCCAAGTTGGTTGTGGTCACCTGGCCCATAAACCATGAAATCCCCTTTGAGGTCTTTGTCCTTGTAAGCAACCCAGTGTTTCCCCTCCACCTTCAGGGAGCGAGCACTTTGAGAGAAAATCTCAGTCTCGAGATCGGGGACACTGTCTGTCAACTCCTTCCAGTTGCCTGTGCAATCTGGCCGGTCGTACAGCACAATCTTGCTCATGGTGTCAGCGGCTGTGTTTCTGTTGTCAGATTTCAGTGCGATGAGCAGCAGTGAAATTAAACGATAGTTtctcggtgtgagagtgaggttTTTATACACTTTCCCACTGCTGACTCAACATGATATAATCAGTAATCACCACCCAATAGGCATTCAGCAGCTACTGAATCCACCCACAAAACACAAACTCCCAAAGGGAGACCCACCCTTCACTTGGAGCATGTCACAATTACTTGGAACAGATATGCCGTGTAAATTCAGAATACAGCACACCCTGGGTGACCCACATCTCAGGAACCGAGCTCACTATTGTTTGACACCCTCTGGTGGCTGGGAGCGAGTGCAGTGACCTGGTCTCTGTGTTGGATTGTTGTGCTGGTGGCTGCATTAAAGTTACACATTTTCACTTTAACATTGGTGTTGTGATCCTGTGTCTGTGTCGATCTGAAAATACTGGGACGGTGGCAGCATCGGACCATGTCCCAATCTTCAAAATAAATTGGTGAGTTTGTCACTGACAAGTGGATATTCACCTCTATTTCGCCCACAATATTACAGCGCTGTAACAGCGGAGACTGTGGAAGCACCTGAGAAACTGCACAGGGGGAGGATTTCCTCCAGTCCCCATGCTCCGACCTTCCTTTCCACATTCAGGCACTGTCACAGCTCTGCTCGACAAATCTGAACACTCACCACCTGTCAGACCTTGTGCTAAAAATCTTAGCAAATCAGCTCAGCTATTGCTGCCATTCACACTCCAGAGGTGTTGGAAGTGTGAGATattaattctcccatcccactcacCACTGGAATTCTTGCAGGGCGGGAGGGGagcagaccatgtaaaggtccattgaagtcagatgggaatctctggttttccggtgagtgcagacagagaatcccgcccaattgAATCAACCAAGCGAAACTCCATCAGCCCAGGGTCCTGCTTCAATCACTGCCTTCGGGATGAATCCTGGAGCTGCCCCGGAATGTGGACACAATGATATATGATCCAGAACTGCTCTCCTACCCCAGCCCTGCAGGCCCAAGCCAGTGCCGGATTTCGGCAttagctaaacaagctacagcttaaggcctcacaatccgcaggggcctcaaaatatttcagaattttttttgaCGTGTTTTAAAATTACACTTGGCTTTTTATGTGTTCTGCAGTTGTTGAACTGAGAGCAACCATGTCTCAAGACAAACTGTCTGCACTTAGCATCatggtcagagttttaacaacaccaggttaaagttcaacagatttatttggctgaATCAATGTGAGGGGCTgtttcagtgtgaggggctgcatcagtgtgaggggctgtatcagtctcAGGAGCTGTaacagtgtgagggtctgtgtcagtgtgaggggctgtgtcagtctcgggctgtatcagtgtgaggggctgtatcagtctcaggggctgtatcagtgtgaggggctgcatcagtgtgagaggctgcatgagtgtgaggggctgcatcagtgtgaggggctgcatcagtgtgaggggctgcctcagtgtgaggggctgcctcagtgtgaggggctgcctcagtgtgaggggctgtttcagtgtgaggggctgcttcagtgtgaggggctgcatcagtgtgaggggctgcatcagtgtgaggggttgCATTAGTGTttggggctgtatcagtgtgagggtctgtctCAGTGTGAGGGTATGTCTCAGTGTGAGGGTATGTCTCAGTGTGAGGGTATGTCTCAGTGTGTGGGGCTGTATCTGTGTGGGGGCCTGTATCAGAAtgaggggctgtatcagagtgaggggctgtatcagagtGAGGGGCTGTATTAGTGTGTGGGGCTGTATTAGTGTGGGGCCTGTATCAGAGTGAGGGGCTGTATAAGAGTGAGGGGCAGTATTAGTGTGtggggccgtatcagtgtgaggggccgtatcagtgtgaggggccgcatcagtgtgaggggccgcatcagtgtgaggggctccatcagtgtgaggagctgcttcagtgtgaggggctgcatcagtgtgaggggctgcatcagtgtgaggggctgcatcagtgtgaggggatgcatcagtgtgaggggctgcatcagtgtgaggggctgcatcagtgtgaggggctgcatcagtgtgaggggctgcatcagtgtgaggggttgcattagtgtgaggggctgtatcagtctcaggggctgtatcagtgtgagggtctgtctCAGTGTGAGGGTATGTCTCAGTGTGAGGGTATGTCTCAGTGTGAGGGTATGTCTCAGTGTGTGGGGCTGTATCTGTGTGGGGGCCTGTATCAGAAtgaggggctgtatcagagtgaggggctgtatcagagtGAGGGGCTGTATTCGTGTGTGGGGCTGTATTAGTGTGGGGCCTGTATCAGAGTGAGG
The Mustelus asterias chromosome 16, sMusAst1.hap1.1, whole genome shotgun sequence DNA segment above includes these coding regions:
- the LOC144505552 gene encoding epidermal differentiation-specific protein-like, translating into MSKIVLYDRPDCTGNWKELTDSVPDLETEIFSQSARSLKVEGKHWVAYKDKDLKGDFMVYGPGDHNQLGSMDREIVSVRLVKEELGNPDIVLYEHIHFEGKFRNIDEFVNDLKKAGFNDLVSSHEVKQGVWILYEDLHLKGRRMITFKDEKCPDYRQFGWNDKLSSLKPLLNRDHEV